The window CTGGCGGCGACGCTGCTGGTGTTCGGGCTCGCGCACGGCGACGGATCGTGGACGCAGACGCGGCTCCTGCTCACCGGGGTGATCGTCGCGGCCGGCTGTGGCGCGGCGGTGACGCTGATGCTGTCGCTCGTCACCGACACGCGCCTGCAGTCGATGCTGTTCTGGCTGATGGGCGACGCGAGTGGGGCGACCCGGCCGTGGCCGGCGCTCGGCGTGCTGCTCGTCGGCCTCGCCGTCGCGATGCCCGTCGCGCGCGACCTCAACGTGCTCGCGCGCGGCGAGATCGCGGCGCAGGCGCTGGGCGTGCGCGTGCAGCGCCTGCGTTACCTGCTGTACATCCTCGCCTCGCTGCTGACCGCCGCCGCCGTCACGCTGGTCGGTTCGGTCGGCTTCGTCGGCCTGATCGTGCCGCACCTGATGCGCCTGGCGCTCGGCAACGACCAGCGCCTGCTGCTGCCCGCGGCGACGCTGGCGGGCGGCACGTTGCTGACGCTCGCCGACACCGCCGCGCGCACGGTGGTCGCGCCGGAGCAGTTGCCGGTCGGGGTGCTGACCGCGCTGATCGGCGTGCCGGTGTTCCTCTTCCTGCTGTCGCGGAACCCGCACGGATGACGGCCGGCGGCGATCCCGTCCTGCTCGAAGCCGAGCGCCTCGCGCTGCAGGTCGGCGAACGCTGGCTGTGCTGCGAATTCAGCCTGCGGCTTGCCGCCGGCGAATGCCTGGTGCTGCTCGGGCCCAACGGTGCCGGCAAGACGACGCTGCTGCATACGCTGGCCGGGCTGCGCGCGCCCACGGTCGGTGCGGTGCGCCTCGGCGGCCGCCCCTACGCGGAGTGGGACAGCCTCGCCGCCGCGCGTTTCCGCGGTCTCCTCGCGCAGCAGCAGCCCGACCACTTCTCCGCCTCGGTGCTGCAGACCGCGCTGATCGGTCGTCACCCGCATCTCGGGCGCTGGGGCTGGGAGAGCGCCGCGGACGTGGAGGCCGCCCGGGCGGCGCTCGGCGAACTGGGGCTCGCCGATTTCGCCGAGCGCGACATCCTGAGCCTCTCC is drawn from Azoarcus sp. DN11 and contains these coding sequences:
- a CDS encoding iron ABC transporter permease — encoded protein: MTRPTVLPVLAALVVAAGLAFGWALSAGDLPVAFGEVFAALFRGAEGMAADVVRELRLPRAVAGFVCGGLLALAGALMQVLLRNPLADPYVLGISGGAAVGALLAILVGLAPWLVDASAFGGALAATLLVFGLAHGDGSWTQTRLLLTGVIVAAGCGAAVTLMLSLVTDTRLQSMLFWLMGDASGATRPWPALGVLLVGLAVAMPVARDLNVLARGEIAAQALGVRVQRLRYLLYILASLLTAAAVTLVGSVGFVGLIVPHLMRLALGNDQRLLLPAATLAGGTLLTLADTAARTVVAPEQLPVGVLTALIGVPVFLFLLSRNPHG
- a CDS encoding ABC transporter ATP-binding protein, with the protein product MTAGGDPVLLEAERLALQVGERWLCCEFSLRLAAGECLVLLGPNGAGKTTLLHTLAGLRAPTVGAVRLGGRPYAEWDSLAAARFRGLLAQQQPDHFSASVLQTALIGRHPHLGRWGWESAADVEAARAALGELGLADFAERDILSLSGGERQRVSVAMLLTQSPQLFLLDEPTNHLDLHYQIAVLELFARLKGEGRGVVMVLHDINLAARFADHVILLDGKGGVLAGTSAEVLQAEHLGRAFDHPIRRLDADGRTLFIPD